The stretch of DNA CACGCTCTGTTCGCCCCTTGAGATATCGTCCAATTACCTGTTTCTGGCGCTTGGAGAGTGAATGACCAATATGCCACCTGAGCTTATGTCGAAACCTATCAAGGTTCGCCTGAGATGGCTTGTCAGCTTCATCGACATGGTAGGGTGATCGTTCGTTGGCAAACGATTCCAGAATCAGCTTATCAACCATTATTTCGGCAAAATCAGACTCTCGCAAACCCATCTCTCGCCTGCTCCTCAGTAGTTTAGCTTCCCTGCCGTTCGGATTTTGCTTAGCTCGGCCAATGTAATCTTGAATTCGTCTGCTGTCTCCTGTCTGATCTCCCCGAGAGCAACTCGCTTTTCGTAAGTTGACAGGTCAGACGGTAATGCTCTATATCTCTTCTTGTAGGCGGTCAATATCTGTGTATGCCGGGACGGCTTTTTCGGTTCGCTTTTCTTAGCCATCGATTGAGAATCCCTTGTCGAATTCCTGGCATCCTGGAGCTTACTCTGAAGGCTGGCCATCTCCGATTTCAAAAAGCTAATGCGATCAATCAGTGAATCTGTTTCTTGGCGGTGATCACGACTTAGCGCCAACATCGAATCCGCGAATGCAATTTCCTGCTGGATAGCTTTGTAGCGAAGCGAATCAGCTTCCTGACGCTTCTGATCAAGCCCTTTCATGCCCACGATTCGACCCTCATCATAGGCATCCTGCGACTGGTCGTACTGCCGATTAGTCTTGAGATAGGCTATGCTGATGAGCACCACCAGCAGTACTGCTGCAATTAGAATCCGCTTCACACAGAGTTACTCCTTTCTTAGGAATACGATATTCCTGCAGAATCGGGGAGTCAAGTTTGAACATCAACCAGTTGGGATACAGCTGCCAGCGATGGGAATAAAGTGCTGTGACACAATTGACAGCGAGGATCTAATCTACTTTTTGATTCTCAGGAGTAGAAACACCCAGGGTCGGAGCATTGACCACCAACCGGTCAAAGGTTTGATTTTCGAATAGTCCTTCCGATGCTCCGGATAGATCATCGAGACCGGTACTTCTGTCACCCGATACCCAAGCGTGATAGCCTTGAAGTGGATATAGTATTCCATTTCGTAACGACCAAGCCAATCCTGACTTATATCCACCTCGGAATCGTCGAGAAGATTCAAGCGGTAGGCGCGAAATCCACAGGTAAGATCGGTTCCGCGGAATCCGATCAAACGACCGATCACGCCCGTGAGTAACCGAATGGCAAAGTGACGAAATCGTGGCAAATTGGGACTACGTCCACCTTCCAGATAACGAGACCCCTGAACGTAGTCAGCTTGTTCGGTAACGATTGGTTCCAGTAATCGTGGGATTTCCTCAGGAAGCATCTTGCCGTTACCGGCCATTATTACAATCACTTCATACCCATGCTCGCGACAGTATCCTACAGCCGACCGAATACCTACTCCGACACCACAGTTTTGGTTGTGTCGAATGACGGCATGCCCCTCCACCTCAAGAAACTGCGTCGAGCCATCGGTGGAACCATCGTCGATGAAGACAAGATCATACTCTCGATCCGTGGGGAAGCGATTCACGAGCGCCCGAAGTTTATCCCCTTCATTGTAGGTAACAACAACAACCAGAGTTTTTTTTGATGTTGCCCGATCCGTCATGACTCGCAGATCACCTGGTCAGCATCCAGTCGAAAATGAAGACCGCAAGCACAAACACTTCGTGTTCCTGTGGTATTCTGATCGAGATAATCAGAATTGAAGTCCAGCCTCTCCCCGCACCTGCAAACATACCCTTTTAGGCGAGCCGGATTGCCATAGCAGAGAGTAAAGTCCGGCACATCATGAGTAACTACTGCGCCAGCCCCGACGAAGGCATAGCGACCAATCGTATTGCCAGCGACGATCGTCACTCCAGCTCCAATGGTCGCTCCCTGACGAACGAGGGTTCGATCATACTCGGTGCGATGCGCCTTACTGCGAGGGCGAATATCATTGGTGAAAACAACACTCGGGCCAACAAATACATCATCCTCGATTACTACCCCATCCCACAGCGACACACCGTTCTTGATCGTCACACGATCGCCAACAACAACATTGGCCTCTACGAAACAATGGTCGCAGATATTACAATCGGCGCCAATAGTGCCCCCCTTCTGGATGTTACAAAATGCCCAGATGCGCGTACCGTCACCAATATTATGGGTCTCAACGATGGCGGTCTCGTGTATGAAATGCTTGTTACCGGTCATATTATTCCAACTCAATCAGGCTGCCGTCGGAGCGGATCGATTTCGTAGCGGCGTCAAGGATGCGCACAACCCTGAGACCCGCCGCGCCATCGGTACGGGGGTTACGATTCTCTTCGATGGCGTTGCGAAACTCACTCGTCACTCTCTGCAACGCTTCGGTAAGATCGACCTTCGGTGCCAGCATATCGCCCGTTCGGTACTGAATCTGGTAGTTATATATCTGGTCTTTGTCAGGAAACATATCAACGCCATTGTCATAAACCTTGACCTTCTCGTGCGGTTCCATGTCGTCATAGATAACCATTTTCTTTGACCCGGAAAGGATCGTCTTGCGCACCTTGACCGGCGCCAGCCAGTTGACATGTATATGCCCCAGCAGGTTGTTATCGTAGAAGGTTGACAGGTAGGCAATATTCTCAATGCCGGAATCAAAATGAGCCACTCCGGTTGCGGCCACAGCTCGCGGAGAACGGTCCAGCAGGTAATCCATAATCGAAACATCGTGCGGAGCGAGGTCCCAAATGACATTGACATCATGCTGGAACAACCCCAGGTTAACACGAACCGAGTCAAAGTAGTATAACTCGCCCAGTTCGCCGGTATCGATGTAGCGTTTGATGGTTTCGACCGCGCCGGTGTAGAGAAAAGTATGGTCCACCATAAGACGCAGATTCTTTTTCGATGCCAGTTCGATCAACTGCTCGGCTTGCTCAACGGTAGCTGTGAACGGTTTCTCCATGAACAAATGTTTACCGTTGTTGAGCGCCTCTTGTCCCAGGGCAAAATGCGTAGACACTGGCGTTACAACCGCCACAGCATCAATGTCATTTGCGTGGAGAATTTCATTGGCATCCGAGGTGAGGAGCTTCATTGCGGGATACTGTCTGCGTACTACTTCCAATCGTTCCGGTCGCAAATCACAAACAGCTGTGACCGTCGTATCATCGAGAGCATTAAAGTTCCTAACCAGGTTAGGACCCCAGTAACCGTAACCGATCACGCCAATATTTATCATCGCTTGTCCTTATGCCACTCTGTTTAGTAAACCTCAAAACTACTGTCGGCTCTGATACACAACAGGAATATATTGTAACGCCCGGATTGAATCCCGGGTTCTGGCGAAAGATCACTTCCCCCCGCCAGATTCATCTCGTCATGTGGAATATAATAGGATACAGCGGAATCTGACAGGTATTTCACGGGCACCTGAATACGAGGATCATCCTCATGAACAAATCGTTCAATACTGGTAAAGCTGGATTTGGTAAATCGGACCGCCGGAATATAGTGCTTGTCATCCGAATGCTGGAAATTACCCCAGAGCGAGATACAGGCCTTATCTTCATTCTGTACGGCGGACACCTGGATATCGATAAAGCCCTTTCGATCCAACACGCTAAGCGGTAACGAATGTATAAACAGGTACTGACGAAAAGCTTCCGCCCCAAGTGGCAGCAACTCCGAGTAATACCTATAAGTCGGTTTGGGATAGAAGAGGCTTCTTAATCGATTGTCCTTCCAACTCAATTGCTGTGTCCAGTCGCCCAGGGTAATCGCTAACTCCGTCTCAGGATCGCTATCAGTATTGATATCCACCACAACGCTCAACATATCCCCCTCCCCAAGCTCCGGAGGGTGGCTAATATAGATACGGGTTCCAGCCACCATGTGGGGATCTGTCAGGCGACATTCAAACTCAGACCAGCGATCCCGGTCGAGAGTCATAGTCCAGCCGGTTACGCTAATGATAACGACCGTGCCAACGGTCATCAGGAGCGTTCCCCTAGGGTGTCCGTCGTAGATAAGCAACCGACCGATAATCCAAAATCCCGATGCCAGCAATAACGCTTTCAAAATCAAGCAGCCAATGACCAGTTCACGACTAACACTTGAACCAAATAGAGTGTTGATCCAGCCCGGACCAAACTGCCAGGTCGCCAGTAACAGCACTGCCACCCCGACCAGACGCCAGCTACTGCTAACCGGATTGGTCCGCCAGCTAGCCCCAAGGAGAGCCACGAAGTGGCCGGCTGCCAGTAGCACCATTGGCATGGCGTTCAGATTGTATCGTGAGTTGGAATGAAAAACGACATGAATAAGAGTATAATAGCCGATTATAAAAAGCAACCATGCCGCCAGTCTGAACTCCAGCCGCAACAATAACAGCAACCCGGCCAGACCCAGCACAACAATGGCAAGATGCATAATCTCACCGACCTGGTAGGGTACAACCAGTGTACGTCGGAAGTCGTTGTATGGTCGTCGCCACAGGCGATCAAACTTCTTTACAACCAACCCGGCCAGACCCATTGGATCAGCTATCATTCCCTCTGTCACCGAACGGGACCAGAAATCGTCACCTACTTTGTCCAGATCATATCCCTCGAATTCGATGGAAGACGACTGCCTCAGATTGGCTGCAGCATATCCGGGATCGCGCACTGCCAACTGTCCATAATGGACAGAGGCAATGCTAACCCAGATGGCAGCGATAGCACCCAGCGGTGCGGCATACCAGAGGATACGCTTGAGAATGACAACTGTCGGCCAGGTTGGACGCACATAGAAATACATTCCGGCCAACAATGGACCGGCCAGCAACATGGCAGTCGGTTTGTTTAGAATGAGTAGCCCTGTTACGGCTCCAGCCCAGAACAGACAGGCGCGGCTGTTACTCTCGAAAGCTCTTAACAGGAGATACAATGCAAGCAATATCCAGAAATTTGTAGAAGTATCCAACAGTATCATCGAGGATGACAGAACGAATGGGAAATAAATGGCATATCCAATTCCTGCCAGCAGGGCCGGTAAACGGCCCACCAGTCGCACGCCCACCATTATTAGAAGCAGATTCGCCGCCAGGTCAAACAAAATACCGAGTATCCGAACGAATGTAAAATCCGCCGATGGAGTCATAACAAATATGGAGGCCAGCAACGAAGGATACAGCGGACCGCTAATGAATAATTCTTCACGCGCCTGGGTCAGAGTATGCGGGCTGTATGAAAGCCATTCGATTTTCTCACCCTGAATGTACTTGTCGTAATAATGCTTGAAACGATAACGATCTTCGCGTTCATCGGCTACGGTTTCAACAGCTGGTTGATCAATCAGTGAAATCAACCCCAGCGCGGCAGCCGCGTATCGGCGGGCATCCCACATCACAGGCAGGACATCCCCGGACGCCAGGAAGCCGACTCTCAATACCACTGACAGAATCAGGATCAAATAGATCGTACGTCTGAAAGTACGGCTCTGCATTTTCCCTACTCCCGTGGAGAGATAGATTTCGATGCGCTCATGTCACTTCCCCGCCTTCAGAGGCTTCTTCCTCAAGGTGCTTGAGGGAGAGATGTTCTTTCTTGAGGAAATAGAAACCCAGCAGCGTTACCACAATGTACTGCGTTGCATGAAGCACCAACGCACAGGAAAGAGCATCGGCTTGGGATACGCCGTAACGCATCATTGACCAGACCGCTCCGGCATGATAAACGCCAACAAATCCCGGAGAAGATGGTACCAGAATCGAAATAGAAACAATGACCAGGACGACATAGGCAGCATCGAGCGGTAAATCAAGACCAAAGGCCTTGAAAACGAATATGTTCGCGAATCCCATCAATAGCCAGATCATTAGAGTCTGAACACCGACTGAGGCGACACTGCGAAAATCCGTGAGAAATTCCAGTCCACGAGAGAACTTCATCACTATGCCTTCAAGCGACTCTTTCACCGAGTCAGGCACAAAGAACAGGTAGCGCGTCATCAGATGTCCAGCCTGAACTGGCTTGAGCGCAAGACTCAGAATGAACATGATCCCTACAAGGGCGATCCCGACAGCAATGGTGAGTCCCTGCACCATCCCAGGATCCAACGATAAATCGGAGAAATACAGAATGCACCCAAATATCAATAGCAATGCTACTAAATCGAATACCATCCGCTCCACGAAGATCGTTGCCAGTGAAGCCGACTTGGTAATATGCTTTTCGCGAGAAGCCAGTGAATATGCCCGCACGAACTCCCCAAGCCTGAGAGGTAGAACATTGTTGGCCATAAATCCGATGCAGGTCGCTGCCAGTAAACGCTGGAAAGTGACATGAGTGATCGGCTTCACCATGGCCCGCCAGCGATAAGCTCGCTGGTACATGGTCAGAAAAATAAAGGCAACGTTCGGAATCAGCCAAAGGTAGTTGGCATCCTTGAGGGCCGTTCCCAGCTCACTGAAGTTGATATTCCTAAATAGCACCCATAGCAACACAGCCGAGATGCCAAGGCCAATAACAAGATACAGAAGCTTCTTAGCTTGCAGGGTCATGTTTTGTCCCTGGAAAGGTTCAAGATTAACCGCTCGAAATCCCTGGCCGCAGTGTCCCAACTGAATCTTGCCGCCCACTCCAGTGCGCCCTTTTGCAACGTACATTGCAGGGATTCGTTGGTTAGGATACTCTCAATCTTGTGCGCCAATTCATTGATATTGCCGTGCTCATATAGATAACCGGTCACGCCATCACGCACCGAATCTCGCAGTCCGGGGACATCGGCGGCAATAACCGGAGTTCCAACAGAATTGGATTCTATGTTAGTGAGTCCCCATCCTTCTTTAAGTGACGGAAGCACGGCTACATGGGCACGCCTCATGCGCTCAACTTTGTTCTCAACCGAGACAAAGCCTGGAAACTCAACATCTTCTGCCAGACCCAATTCTCGTACCTGTTCACGCAGAGGATCAAGGTAATCACCTGCTCCCACAATCATCAGACGGGCGTTTGAGACTCGTTTCTTGACGAGGTCGAATGCTTGCACCAGGTCCTGTATGCATTTGTATTTTTTGATGCGTCCGAGATACAGAACGGTCGGACGCTCGTACTTGGGAATCGACGGATCATGGGCAAACAGATCACTATCAATGCCGCAGTGAATTACCGAAACATCCTCACGAGGAATACCGCGAGCCACGAGATCATTGGCGGTTGACTCGGAAATAACGTTAAAAGGTCGTCCACGATAAACCGAAACGAGGGGACGTTCAGCCAGATAAATATATGTCCCCAGCACGAAATTAATCTCCTGAAACACCGTGGTCGCAAAGAGATGAGGTACTACTACGAGCGTTTTCAGATCAAGGTAAAAAGGAGTATAGAACGGGATCTTGTTTATGTCTTCTATCAGCAAATCGAAATCATTCTCGCGGGCCAGACGACGTAGATGAAAAGGTGCCACCAAATTGAAATTAAAACGATTACCGCGCCTGATCACCCTGATTCCTTCAATCATCTCCTCTGCTCGACAACCAGTAAATCCGGAACAAAACAGCGTGACCTCGTGTCCGTACACAACAAGACGCTGCAGAAGTTCCTCAAGATGCACTTCGGCTCCTCCAGCGTATGGATTCGCCAAATCGTTCCAATTGAGAGCCAATATCTTCATTGGCGCACCTCATCGGCTGGTATCCCGGACTGAACTTTGCCCTGAAGTTCCTTCAGCATTTCTCTCACCCTCTTATCAGCCGGATTGAATTGAAGCCACGATTGCATGAGTTGACGCATATTCGCCATGCGTTGATTCTCGAAATACAGACGCATCAATTCTTCGAACGCCGGACGATAGGTCGGATCGCTTGCCAGCAATGAATTCAGCGTTTCCTCCGCAGCGGTGTCGTTCTCCTGTCCTCGATAGGCCCGAGCCAATGTCGTTTCCAACAACCTTCGATCACCTGCCCAGGTCTCATCAATCAGCGAGAGGATTTCATCTACCTTTCCCTGGGACTCATAGATAGAAGCCAGGAATGTCACCGGGTCTCCAGCATGAGGAATCTTCTCGACGGCCATCCGTGCCAACTCGGCTGCTTTCTCCAGATCGCCCGCCTTGCGTATAGTATCGGCCACTACTAAAAAAGCATTGCCATAGTTGCGGGTCAGACGAAGAGTGGCTTCATCCTGGTGAATGCTCGGATCATTGACTCCACGAGCACGAAATCGGTCCGGGTCGAGGAAGAACGAAACACTGGCATCAACATCAACTTCAAGCGGCTGTTGGGTCTGAGAAACCTGCCACACCAAACCCTTAAGGCTAAGTATTGAATCAGCCTTGCGACCACGGTAACGACGAGTGCCGGAACCAACAGTCACCGAGAAACATACCGGCCTCTCCTGAGCATACCGATCGACAAGGGCATCAATCACCAGATCCTGCAAACGGAACACCCGTCCGTCAGCCGTGCGAATTGATCTGAGTTGGTCTATTTCCGCGTCGGTCCATCCGAGGTCCAGCCCCATATTCATCTGTAGCTGTTTAATATACCACCGCGTGTTGGACAGAGACAGGTTGACCACCGACACGTCAGGTCGCAATCCATATACTTCCTGAAGACACCATAAAGGAAAAGTGTCGTTGTCACCATGAGTGAGTAGTATGCCGTTGGGTGGCATCGATTCCAGAAGATTACAACCATAGTCGTACGGTATGACATTTCCGGATCGATCACAGTAGTGATAATTGTTGGCCACCGTGATCGTCGGGACCAGGAATAACATCATCGCCATCCCCGGGATAGCCTGGCGCGATATCGTCGTAAATTTCACGGTGCTACGCCGAATGGTCTGAACAAATGCGGTCAGGCCAATTCCGACCGCCATCCCAAACAGAATGAAAGCTGGAGTGAAAAAATAGTCACGGTCGCGAACTTCGAGGTAGTCCATTCCCGTTCGTGGATGTTGACGGGTTCCATCGGCAAAGTTCATATACAGAATCAAACCAACCGAGACAATCAACAGCAACACCACGAATGGAAGACCTATCCTGGGACGGCGGCGCACTATCTCCCAGATCCCAAACACACCCACGAAAACCAACATCAACGAAGCCGGACCCGGCATTCCATATTGCTGTTTGAAAAATCGCCAAAAACCCATACGCCGATAGTCACCAAATTGATTGATCCACTCTGCCCGTCGCTGGAACATCCGGGCCAGCATGTTTTGTGCCCCATATTGTTTTCGTTCGAGGAATCCGATAGTCGCGGTTAAGCTCTCGGAGGGGTTGTTCTCATTGATGTTCGGTTGCTGGGCGGAACGGATCGGCACAAACAGATGAACCGAGAATCCAATAACAGCACAGACAAGAAGCGCCACCGCCGGTTTCCATCCGGACAGTCTGCCCGTCAAGCCAAATCCGATGATCACTATCATAGCCGTTAATACGCCGATGAAGAATAGCTTCAAACCTACAACAATCAGCGAGATTCCCAATAGTGCGATCAAGAATGACCAATGCAGTTGCCTTCGCAATACAAACAACAGCCCACAAACCACTAACGAAGACAAAATTAGAAATGGTATCAGACCCTTGGGAATGTGTAACAAGACAACTGCAATCGATGCTGCTATCACGAAGCCGGCGGGGGCCAACGCCGGGAATGAGCCACCGACCTTTGTGCGACGATTGACCCATCGGAGAACGACTACAATTGCCCAGATGGTCATCAGCGCCAGTACTCCGACTCCTATATAAGTCGTCATGCTACTCCCCCTTGAAAGGTCTGCCACACCATCGGAACTGCTTCCGAGATTGGCGGCTGCCATCGAAAAGAGTGGCATTGCCGCCACAAGAAATCCGAAGCCGACCAGAAGCTGTACTCTCGGCACCCGTTCGAAGGAGAATATGTAGAAGAAATACAAAATGCCAACGACTATAACCGGCACAAAATATGGAATCTCATTTACCCGCGATGACAGCGCGAAGATCAGATATAGCTCAAACAGGACAAACACAGCTATCAGATACCAGGTTTCGACCGGCGCTGATTTCTTTATGACAAAAAACAGACCGGCAAACAAAACAGCCACAAAAACTGTCATGTGCACACCTATCCCGAGGATACCAAGAAAAACAGTAAGAGCCATCACTCTGTATCCCGGAGCCGTTCCGGACTGTTCCCGGTAGATCAGGGTCAACCATATCACGGCCAGCATCAGCATCATCGCCATACCGTAAACTTCAGCCTCAACCGAGTTAGTCCAATTGGTCAACCCAAAGGCCGCCAGCAAAGCTCCTGATGCACCCCCGGCATAAATCAGCATCCGTGCAAAAGAGCCAGTCTCGGATCCGAACCAAATCCGAAGAAATCGCACAACAATAAGGTAACCAAACACGGCCGTGATCGAGGAACAGACGGCGGACAGCATGTTGACCCGCAGCGAGACATCGTCCCAAAAAGGCAGAAGAGTAAACAGACGGCCAAACAAAATATAGAGCGGCGTTCCCGGAGGGTGAGGTATGCCAAGAATATGAGAAGCAGCGATGAACTCGCCGCAGTCCCAGAAAGAAAGGGTGGGGGCTACGGTCAGGCAATAGATTGCCAGCGATGAAACCCAAACCAATCCGGCAACAACGGCATTGGTATAATCGAATTGTTGTGACACACGGAGCCGCATGATATTACTGCTACATTCCTCCGGCGGATGCTTATTATTGCCTTCCAACTTAAAAAGCTAAGTCGTTGAGCACCAAAGACGTCGAATATACCAACATGTCAGGCTTCTGTCCAGCAAATAATCACGCTGCTTCCTCCCACGCGAATCGTTTTTTTACAAGTGTTCTGGATATAATCCTAATCAATTATGCTGGGTGGCCTATCATTCAGGCAGGGTGGCATGCTCAAACTCGTTTGGGCATAATACTCGTAGGGTGGAACCCTTCTTAGCGGTTCCGCCAGGCATCGCCTGTTTTCTGGCAGGAGCGCAGGGTTTTGCCCTACGAACACTCATCATCCGGCCCAAACAAGTTTGAGCCTGCCACCCGAACTAATAGCAGAACAACAGGGGATTCTTCCCTACAACTACTGAACTTCCGGGCTACACCCAATGGCGGGGTCAGGACCGCCGGTGAACAGATAACCCACCAAATAAGTCAGATCAGCTACGTTGACGTCCCGTGAATATATACGTAGGCGTCCCTGGGCTCGTGTAAGCCTGCTCATTCTGAGATCAAGATAACGACAACCCTTGTAATTGTCTGTAAGATTGATCTCCTGTAAGTGGCTACTGCTATTTGAGGCACTCGGGCGAGCCATCGCCATCAGGATCACACGGCGGGTTGCCTCCCGTGAATAAATACGAAACCAGATAGGTCAGGTCGGCAATGTTGATGTCGCCGCCGCAATCCAGATCGCCGCACTTTGGATGAGAGGTCATAATCACCAAATCAATTTCTCCACAATCGTTGTAAGCCGGCGTTAACACACCGCCATTTACCGGACACAACAGGAACTCACAAGCCGGTCCCACAAAAGTCGTATCAAAATCCACTAAATGATCCGGCGTGTCCATGGGTACCTGAGCCCACATGGTAGCAAAAAGCCCCCCTGTTTGGGGCCGAATCTGGTCATAGGCGGAATTCCAGTAGATTACGACTTCATTCTTAGACGGATCAACGCTGAAACCACGACCCACTTCCGTACTGGTCATAGAACCAATAAAGCTGACCGATGTGATCTCGATATCCGCCGAGTTGTGAGTGAAGCCAAGGGACGCAGAGCGGATTGTATCGGTATTTGTCATATAGACCGGAATGGGGATTGAATCACCGGTAAGCTCTTGGACTACGATCGGACATCCAAGGTCTATGCTATTGCCGCCTGTTGGCGACACGCAGGTTACAGAACCCTCACAAGGAGGGTCACCCGCCACCCAAAGGTGTTGGATCAAATACCATGCATCACCTATGTTCACCGAACCACATTCATCCATATCAGCATCACCGATAGGCAAGGGGCCGCCGTGGAACATGTAGTCGGTCAACCAGCTATAATCGTCGAGATCGATGTTCGCATCATCATTGAGGTCACCACAAGTTTGACCAAAACATAATGATGGAAGAACGAATACCACACAGAGAAACAGAGCGCGCTTCATAGTACTACCTCCAGAAATAGATGTTGTCTATATTCTCTCCTATTTCGAATCGACTTAAGTAGCGGTCTCTGAGACAATACCACAAACCGCTATTGAATGTCTTCAGACAATCAGGACAAGTAGTCTGGTAATCTGAGATACCATCACTCCGGCGGCAACTCTGGTTCACACCCGATGGCGGGGTCAGGGCCACCG from Candidatus Zixiibacteriota bacterium encodes:
- a CDS encoding LuxR C-terminal-related transcriptional regulator produces the protein MGLRESDFAEIMVDKLILESFANERSPYHVDEADKPSQANLDRFRHKLRWHIGHSLSKRQKQVIGRYLKGRTEREIAATLGITQQVVHIYKHRAIKKLRKVVAS
- a CDS encoding glycosyltransferase family 2 protein, whose translation is MTDRATSKKTLVVVVTYNEGDKLRALVNRFPTDREYDLVFIDDGSTDGSTQFLEVEGHAVIRHNQNCGVGVGIRSAVGYCREHGYEVIVIMAGNGKMLPEEIPRLLEPIVTEQADYVQGSRYLEGGRSPNLPRFRHFAIRLLTGVIGRLIGFRGTDLTCGFRAYRLNLLDDSEVDISQDWLGRYEMEYYIHFKAITLGYRVTEVPVSMIYPEHRKDYSKIKPLTGWWSMLRPWVFLLLRIKK
- a CDS encoding N-acetyltransferase translates to MTGNKHFIHETAIVETHNIGDGTRIWAFCNIQKGGTIGADCNICDHCFVEANVVVGDRVTIKNGVSLWDGVVIEDDVFVGPSVVFTNDIRPRSKAHRTEYDRTLVRQGATIGAGVTIVAGNTIGRYAFVGAGAVVTHDVPDFTLCYGNPARLKGYVCRCGERLDFNSDYLDQNTTGTRSVCACGLHFRLDADQVICES
- a CDS encoding Gfo/Idh/MocA family oxidoreductase, with the translated sequence MINIGVIGYGYWGPNLVRNFNALDDTTVTAVCDLRPERLEVVRRQYPAMKLLTSDANEILHANDIDAVAVVTPVSTHFALGQEALNNGKHLFMEKPFTATVEQAEQLIELASKKNLRLMVDHTFLYTGAVETIKRYIDTGELGELYYFDSVRVNLGLFQHDVNVIWDLAPHDVSIMDYLLDRSPRAVAATGVAHFDSGIENIAYLSTFYDNNLLGHIHVNWLAPVKVRKTILSGSKKMVIYDDMEPHEKVKVYDNGVDMFPDKDQIYNYQIQYRTGDMLAPKVDLTEALQRVTSEFRNAIEENRNPRTDGAAGLRVVRILDAATKSIRSDGSLIELE
- a CDS encoding glycosyltransferase family 39 protein; translated protein: MQSRTFRRTIYLILILSVVLRVGFLASGDVLPVMWDARRYAAAALGLISLIDQPAVETVADEREDRYRFKHYYDKYIQGEKIEWLSYSPHTLTQAREELFISGPLYPSLLASIFVMTPSADFTFVRILGILFDLAANLLLIMVGVRLVGRLPALLAGIGYAIYFPFVLSSSMILLDTSTNFWILLALYLLLRAFESNSRACLFWAGAVTGLLILNKPTAMLLAGPLLAGMYFYVRPTWPTVVILKRILWYAAPLGAIAAIWVSIASVHYGQLAVRDPGYAAANLRQSSSIEFEGYDLDKVGDDFWSRSVTEGMIADPMGLAGLVVKKFDRLWRRPYNDFRRTLVVPYQVGEIMHLAIVVLGLAGLLLLLRLEFRLAAWLLFIIGYYTLIHVVFHSNSRYNLNAMPMVLLAAGHFVALLGASWRTNPVSSSWRLVGVAVLLLATWQFGPGWINTLFGSSVSRELVIGCLILKALLLASGFWIIGRLLIYDGHPRGTLLMTVGTVVIISVTGWTMTLDRDRWSEFECRLTDPHMVAGTRIYISHPPELGEGDMLSVVVDINTDSDPETELAITLGDWTQQLSWKDNRLRSLFYPKPTYRYYSELLPLGAEAFRQYLFIHSLPLSVLDRKGFIDIQVSAVQNEDKACISLWGNFQHSDDKHYIPAVRFTKSSFTSIERFVHEDDPRIQVPVKYLSDSAVSYYIPHDEMNLAGGSDLSPEPGIQSGRYNIFLLCIRADSSFEVY
- a CDS encoding flippase-like domain-containing protein; this encodes MYVAKGRTGVGGKIQLGHCGQGFRAVNLEPFQGQNMTLQAKKLLYLVIGLGISAVLLWVLFRNINFSELGTALKDANYLWLIPNVAFIFLTMYQRAYRWRAMVKPITHVTFQRLLAATCIGFMANNVLPLRLGEFVRAYSLASREKHITKSASLATIFVERMVFDLVALLLIFGCILYFSDLSLDPGMVQGLTIAVGIALVGIMFILSLALKPVQAGHLMTRYLFFVPDSVKESLEGIVMKFSRGLEFLTDFRSVASVGVQTLMIWLLMGFANIFVFKAFGLDLPLDAAYVVLVIVSISILVPSSPGFVGVYHAGAVWSMMRYGVSQADALSCALVLHATQYIVVTLLGFYFLKKEHLSLKHLEEEASEGGEVT
- a CDS encoding glycosyltransferase family 4 protein → MKILALNWNDLANPYAGGAEVHLEELLQRLVVYGHEVTLFCSGFTGCRAEEMIEGIRVIRRGNRFNFNLVAPFHLRRLARENDFDLLIEDINKIPFYTPFYLDLKTLVVVPHLFATTVFQEINFVLGTYIYLAERPLVSVYRGRPFNVISESTANDLVARGIPREDVSVIHCGIDSDLFAHDPSIPKYERPTVLYLGRIKKYKCIQDLVQAFDLVKKRVSNARLMIVGAGDYLDPLREQVRELGLAEDVEFPGFVSVENKVERMRRAHVAVLPSLKEGWGLTNIESNSVGTPVIAADVPGLRDSVRDGVTGYLYEHGNINELAHKIESILTNESLQCTLQKGALEWAARFSWDTAARDFERLILNLSRDKT